The following are encoded together in the Bos taurus isolate L1 Dominette 01449 registration number 42190680 breed Hereford chromosome 10, ARS-UCD2.0, whole genome shotgun sequence genome:
- the PARP16 gene encoding protein mono-ADP-ribosyltransferase PARP16 produces the protein MQPAGWAAVREAAGRDVLAADLRCSFFASALRSYKRDSVLRPFPASYARHDCKDFEALLADASKLPNLKELLQSSGEKDPWAWDLMSWILSSKVLTIHSAGKSEFEKIQKLTGTPHSPVPVPDFLFEIEYSDPANAKFYETKGERDLIYAFHGSRLENFHSIIHNGLHCHLNKTSLFGEGTYLTSDLSLALIYSPHGHGWQHSLLGPILSCVAVCEVIDHPDVKCQTKKKDSKEIDRRRARIKHSEGGDVPPKYFVVTNNQLLRVKYLLVYSQKQPNRASSQLSWVSSHWFMVMITLYLLLLLTVSVINSSAFQHFWNRAKR, from the exons ATGCAGCCCGCGGGGTGGGCGGCCGTCAGGGAGGCGGCAGGCCGTGACGTGCTGGCCGCCGACCTGCGCTGCAGCTTCTTCGCCTCGGCCCTGCGGAGCTACAAGCGCGACTCAGTGCTGCGGCCCTTCCCCGCGTCCTATGCCCGCCACGACTGCAAGGACTTCGAGGCCCTG CTTGCAGATGCCAGCAAGTTACCTAACCTGAAAGAACTTCTCCAGTCCTCAGGAGAAAAAGACCCATGGGCCTGGGACCTGATGAGCTGGATTTTATCGTCAAAGGTCCTGACAATCCACAGTGCAGGGAAGTCAGAG TTTGAAAAGATCCAAAAGCTGACTGGTACCCCTCACTCGCCTGTCCCTGTGCCGGACTTCCTGTTTGAAATCGAGTACTCCGACCCAGCCAATGCCAAATTTTACGAGACCAAAGGAGAACGCGACCTCATCTACGCCTTCCATGGGAGCCGCCTAGAGAACTTCCATTCCATCATCCACAATGGCCTGCACTGCCACCTGAACAAG ACATCCTTGTTTGGGGAAGGGACCTACCTCACCAGTGACCTGAGCCTGGCCCTCATTTACAGCCCCCATGGCCACGGGTGGCAGCACAGTCTCCTCGGCCCCATCCTTAGCTGCGTGGCTGTGTGTGAGGTCATTGACCATCCAGACGTCAAGTGCCAAACGAAGAAGAAGG ATTCCAAGGAGATAGATCGCAGGAGAGCGAGAATCAAGCACAGTGAAGGGGGCGACGTCCCTCCAAAGTACTTTGTGGTCACTAATAACCAGCTCTTGCGCGTGAAGTACCTGCTGGTGTACTCGCAGAAGCAGCCCAACAG GGCTTCCAGccagctctcctgggtctccagccatTGGTTTATGGTCATGATCACcctgtatctgctgctgctgctcacagTGAGTGTCATCAACTCCTCAGCTTTCCAACACTTTTGGAATCGTGCGAAGAGATAA
- the PARP16 gene encoding protein mono-ADP-ribosyltransferase PARP16 isoform X1, with protein MQPAGWAAVREAAGRDVLAADLRCSFFASALRSYKRDSVLRPFPASYARHDCKDFEALLADASKLPNLKELLQSSGEKDPWAWDLMSWILSSKVLTIHSAGKSEFEKIQKLTGTPHSPVPVPDFLFEIEYSDPANAKFYETKGERDLIYAFHGSRLENFHSIIHNGLHCHLNKTSLFGEGTYLTSDLSLALIYSPHGHGWQHSLLGPILSCVAVCEVIDHPDVKCQTKKKDSKEIDRRRARIKHSEGGDVPPKYFVVTNNQLLRVKYLLVYSQKQPNSRASSQLSWVSSHWFMVMITLYLLLLLTVSVINSSAFQHFWNRAKR; from the exons ATGCAGCCCGCGGGGTGGGCGGCCGTCAGGGAGGCGGCAGGCCGTGACGTGCTGGCCGCCGACCTGCGCTGCAGCTTCTTCGCCTCGGCCCTGCGGAGCTACAAGCGCGACTCAGTGCTGCGGCCCTTCCCCGCGTCCTATGCCCGCCACGACTGCAAGGACTTCGAGGCCCTG CTTGCAGATGCCAGCAAGTTACCTAACCTGAAAGAACTTCTCCAGTCCTCAGGAGAAAAAGACCCATGGGCCTGGGACCTGATGAGCTGGATTTTATCGTCAAAGGTCCTGACAATCCACAGTGCAGGGAAGTCAGAG TTTGAAAAGATCCAAAAGCTGACTGGTACCCCTCACTCGCCTGTCCCTGTGCCGGACTTCCTGTTTGAAATCGAGTACTCCGACCCAGCCAATGCCAAATTTTACGAGACCAAAGGAGAACGCGACCTCATCTACGCCTTCCATGGGAGCCGCCTAGAGAACTTCCATTCCATCATCCACAATGGCCTGCACTGCCACCTGAACAAG ACATCCTTGTTTGGGGAAGGGACCTACCTCACCAGTGACCTGAGCCTGGCCCTCATTTACAGCCCCCATGGCCACGGGTGGCAGCACAGTCTCCTCGGCCCCATCCTTAGCTGCGTGGCTGTGTGTGAGGTCATTGACCATCCAGACGTCAAGTGCCAAACGAAGAAGAAGG ATTCCAAGGAGATAGATCGCAGGAGAGCGAGAATCAAGCACAGTGAAGGGGGCGACGTCCCTCCAAAGTACTTTGTGGTCACTAATAACCAGCTCTTGCGCGTGAAGTACCTGCTGGTGTACTCGCAGAAGCAGCCCAACAG CAGGGCTTCCAGccagctctcctgggtctccagccatTGGTTTATGGTCATGATCACcctgtatctgctgctgctgctcacagTGAGTGTCATCAACTCCTCAGCTTTCCAACACTTTTGGAATCGTGCGAAGAGATAA